The window ATTATCTGTGGACACGGGCTATCTGAAGTATGCTATGCCTTGATTGAAGTGACAGTGAAGCCACATTAAGGGCCCAAGAGGGAAAACTATTCAGTGTTTTATCATGTTATGATGTTCTGAGCTCTTCTCTCTGAAGGTTATGCTCATATCCCTTCAATGGAGGCTGTGTTTGCTAAATATCATGGCTTCGGTAGCCCTTGCTGTTGTCAGCAGAGCTAATAAAACCAGCCAGCAGGCCGAGCTCAGCCTCTTCGAGCTACTGCCTGCCTGAGCCTTCTCATacaatatttctctctctttccttgggCCTGCCCCAATGACTAATCCCAATGTCACCTTCCCCGTGGGGAGTTCTGGGTGAGGACACCTggtcccccagcccccggggTGCCTTGGCAGCGGGTGCCGGGAAGGCTCTGAGTGGGCAtttggagcagccacagcagcccaCAGATGGGGCTGGGACCGTTTCTGGGTGAGGAACTGAAGAAGGCCCAAGTCTCAACAGAGCAGCTCTGTTGTTGGGTGGAGGCTCTAGCAAGGGCAGGCACCACCAGACaaatttatatatacacagagaAGATGATGATATTGTTTTACCTCTTTGAATCTAAAAATGCATGAATGAGCATCGCTGTCACTCCAAAGTTAACAAACCCCTTCAGGTTTTGTGAGTCTCCAGAATACTTAGTTGAACAATGCTCAAAGCCCTCAAAAACAGACAATAAAGACCTGATAAACAGTGAAAATTTACATCTGAGTACCCAAAGCTGTCTGATATGAATCAATAAATGCCCAACTTTGCCCTACGTGAACAGTGGCGTACTGCAGCTGTTTCTTTCAAAACCAAGTAAAAAGTGCACAGCACTCAGATAAACAACAACTAAACTGAAGTGTTTAATTTTATCtcttgatgaagaaaaaaaatttttaggtGAGTCGCACTAAGCAGAGGTTCCTTCACTTGTTCTGCACTTACAGCAGTGAACCTAATGCAATAAATATCCTAATTTTCAACTTCTACTGTCGTTATCCCCATGAGAAGTCATCTGCCTTCATTGATAGCAGTGCTATCAGGGAAGCGCATGCTGCTTCTCCACCCTGTGGCTAGGTTGTGTTCAGACACTAGTTGCTCTTCCAGAAGTATagtacacattttttttcctatagatATATGAGATTGCACTCGACTTTTTGAGATTCACTTTCTTTGAACGGGTTCAATTTACCCTGGAATCCAGTTCACACTGTGCGATGTCCGTTGCCATTGTGATTTATCACTTCATCTGTGCTTTTGGCATCTGCAAATAACAGTCACTTGGTGGTTTTATATTTGTTTCTAGGTTATTCATAAAAATACTACCTAAGGTCAGGTATGTATGTTTTTGATGCTACTTTGTAAGATCTGTCATACAGCATTTCTTATTTCCTGTATATCTTATTGATACTATATATCGTTAACTTATTTTAGTTTGAAGGCCATGAAAAACTAAGTTAAATGCCCTGCAGAAGTGTATTACATCATTCCAGATACAAAACGCAATTATATTTGTTAGTTCATCAGACTACAGCTTGAGTTCAGCTTGCCAAGTCCTGTTTCTAAAACCATATTAGTGAGCATCAATACACTTTTATTGACTGAACTTCATCATCTACATTTTATAACTGATGAGGTCAACCATGTCGTTTGAGTCCAGCATTGGAGGAGTTCCATAGTATGCTCAGAATTATTAACAATAATTAACAGCAAGACAGAAAGCTCCTCAGCCAACTCTTCTAGGATTATTGGGTGAAagttctctctgctttccttttagaATAGTTATTCGTAATTACTGTGGTTTAATAGTTACATTGTTGTTACAGGCCGGCAAATTATCCAGTGCCCTGGTTAGATATGAATacatcctttttctccttcccaaatACTGGAGCTAACTGTTGAACACTCCTTTGCACCATTAGCACTCTTCTATCAGTCTAGAAGCCTCAGCTGCTGTTTTACCTTCTTTTGTTTATACTTTAGATTTCCTCCTATTGTCCCTAGTTTTACTAGGCTTGAACTTTCTTTGGCGTCATTTGGTAATTTTTATTGACATATTTGCAATTGCTATCCACTTCTAGctgctgtctttccttccttttccagaaAGAGGCTTTAATCAAATTGTTAGTGTTAAGATTTAAAATACTGTGGGACACTTACCATGTAATGAAGTCTTCTGATACACACCCTGATTTTCATTAATATTGTTAAGTTTCTCCTCTAGTATGTTCTCAGATTTTCTTAtttcataactatttttttttttctaggaaagtAATCGGGCAGATGGCAAATAGGCAAAGGCAAATAGGCAGCAATAGGCAAAATTAGAGTTCAGCCAGTGGCGTGGTATTATTGTTTTCCTCGTGATTTATTTGATACTAAAGAAAACCAGTAACTGACAGAGGAAATTTGTTGACTTGATTCTGACTGACAAGGTTTCACATATGCTGGAACATACTTTGTTGCAGCTTCTATAACAATGCGTACTGCTGTCctgatttttgtgggtttttaacCTAAGATGAGACATAATTCTTCCTAGATCTGCTTTTATTATTCATCAGTGGGGTAGCATATGAGTAAATAGTAAgcacagaaaatgctgctgtCCTGTTGTCATTACATATTTGATTTGGCAAGTTAATAACATGACTGTAAAAGCTGTTTGTATGAGATAATCATCACTGCAGAGTTTGGGCCCAGAAAATGGTGATGTCTTCCTCCAAAACCACATCTGTGATGGAAATTTCCAAGAAAATCACTTTGACAGGAGATTACTAGTTTTACTGCAGGCCAGATGCAAACTGAAAGATACTGAACTTGCTGATGCTTTCATCTTGGAGCTGCCAAATCTACTGCGttcccctttttatttcttactcAAAAGTGGGTCATACTTGACTTTGCTTCTGTAAAAAATATTAAGTTACAGAAAATACATTGGATActggaaaatatatacatatattgaGACATGCCCAGATATTAGTTTTTCTGATTCTATGTCCAAATTTCCgcaatattaaagaaaaaggtCATAATCTGTCATAATAAAAAATCCAGTGCTCAAAAGATATTGAAACCTGTTCCAACTGTACCTAATAGAGCAGATACAACTTTTAGCCAAATGAGAAAAACCTAGGCAGATCCTGATCCACTTAATGTGCATTACTGAATGTATCATAAAGTTTCCAGTACTTGTGGAAATAAGTGGGAATACTACCTTTGTTCTTCAGGTGTTCATGTACTTGGGGACACCTAGAAGAAATCTGCTTTCATTTCTATTCACCACAGGGAAAAATAAGCCAACAGTTGCTTTGGTAGGTTGCTTTTACAGCTGCATTAAGGCCACTGCGTGACATTTGTACATGTTCAACTCCTTCCAGGATTCTCCCTTGTCTTTGGCAGTCGTTTCCACTGCAGGCAGAGAAGCTCCATGCACAGGGACGCATGACATGAGAGAACACATcaagaaaaatcacagctttGTTTCCACAGCTCAGCAGTCCTTGGGCACCTTAACTTCCACTAAAATTAACCTGCGTTTCTGTTCATTGCCAACACAAGGACATGCTTCGTGTCTTCGTTCCATTGTTCCATGTTGTTATTGGCCACAGACATCCCCATCACAGCTGTCATCAGAGTACTGGGTGAGGAAGCAAGAGGCTGAAAACAGGGAGAACAGAGAATCAAGGTCCTTCATAACCTTTACAATAGGgagagcaaaaataaatttctcccAAATGTCTATTGTAATTGTTTATCACTTTAGCCATTGTgcctttccctgttttctttgaCAGTGGTAGTGGACAGTCCATTGTGCTGTCACAATGAATGTGGGCCATCACTGTCTGCACCTGAGAAAATGCCATCTCCAGTGCTaatggaaatttattttaaaaagtaatcgTTGACTGAATTATCATCTTCAAGATAACCTACCACTATTTTAAGTCCGTTGTCAATTACATCTGTGCTCAACAGTTACACGTCTTGGTAGTTAAAACAGCGTCACTGCCAGCTTTCTGGCTTCTCTTAAAAACATTACTATTTTGTAAGTATGCATTACAGGGGGTCACAACAAATACACTGCTATTACTGGATTTTGACACTTTTTAGGCTTTAAAAATTTCCAGGTCACGCCTGCCTCCTGGATACTTCAcaacccccatcccctccccacccgcAGCACCCCTGCACTCAGGGAAGTaaaattctgttgaaaaaaaagggggggttccCTCCGCCCCTTGGCCAGCATGGCAAGGGAGCGACCACTAGCCACCACGGCCACCCCAACACCCTGCCGACACCTGTAAGTGACCAGGGCACAGGGGCTTTCCTCTGGCCGGCCCTGGGACGTACCCTGCCAGCGGGGGCAGGCGGGAGGTTGGGGTGCAGGAGAGGTTTGGGGTGCAGGTATCCGACGTTTGCCCAGGCAGGGAGAGGACTGaggggaaaagacaaggaaaagggggaaagtCTGCTTTGAACTGCCTAAAAATAATCATGTTTCATCAGTAATTTACATATAGGTAAGGGTACGGTGGTAGCACCGTATGTGTGCCTCTGTAGGTGATGGGCACAGGTAAAGCAGCTCTGGAGTCAGCCTGTTTAAGACTAAATTACCTTAAGGAAGTTGTGTTCTCTGCTAACTGCAGGGAGGGGTTGGGACACCTTGtgtcctatttttttcctctgttaaataCCTAGAAATATGCCTAGATTAATCCCAGTTTAATTTACTTAAGTttaggaaatgccagaaaatCAGTTTTGGGATAGCTGCTTTAGGGTAAGGCCAGTTATTCGgaaccacttaaaaaaaatcaatgcgCAAAACCAGCTGTTCAAGATTGAGCGTGTTCTTCCGGTTCAAACTCCAAGTGAATATTTCTAATGATTGTCCTCACCACAAATTTAATGTGAGCCATAATCGCAGTATCTCCCATAATCTCAGTCTTGTCCAGATGTAAGGACAGCACAAGAATCCTAAATAGAATCAGCACAGAGCAATGTATGCAGGTATAAACTGCAAGAACAAATATGAACCATCTGCAACTCCCTTTACAAATGTGGCAGCTGGCGTCCTTCTAGTGATAATGGCAGTCAGAAGTATGGCTTAAGACAGTGTCTAggaataattttagaaaaattaaaaaaaaagaaaaaaagggaaagaaaaatttaaaaaaaaggaaaaaaagaaaaaaaaagggggtggggaaggatAAAAGGCTTCCTGGCACGTTTCTGCGCCTGTTCTTAGTTTCCAGGGCAACTTGTGGACCTCAGGAACTATAGGAAACTTTGAAGAGTTCCTTCTCAACAGAAGTCCAGCCAAGTATCTGCACCTTTTCTGTCTTCCCCTGGCAAGGCTTGTTTTTATTATTGATTCCGCGTCACAGGTCATGGAAAATGATGTGCTCTGGAGGTGAGACATACACGTCATATGTATGTATGTCCAAAAATGCAACTATTTACAGCACCCTCAGTCTCTTCAAGAACTAATTATTAGCTTTTATGGGATTTGAGAAGAGTTACGCAGCCTCTAACTAGAGACTTGAGGCAAGTGTTTAGGGGCTAAACAGAAGGGGTGGGGGAAGTAGGGCTTTAGCAGTGTTCAGGATCAATATCCAGAGAtgcttacattttatttcatCTACCTGAACCATTTtaagttctgtttgtttgtttattttacctATTTAGGTACAGACTGAGCAAATAAAGCAGAGTGATAAATTGGGTTAAGGGTGagggttttttgctgttgaacCTGAGATTCTTGCAAATTGTTTTTATAATCAGTAGAATAAATCACTGACTAGTATGGGCAGACTGTGCATAATGCATGGGTGTAGTTGCTCTTCGCCAGTCCTTGTATCCTTTATATCACCCTTTTTTCCATCTACTGACAGTTTTAGGGGAAGGGCTAACAAACTGGCAAAGGGTAATCTGATTTTATATTTTGTGACATTAAAAGGGGGAAGCTCTCAGACAGCACGTGTGAACCTTGTACAGGGTTATTTATAGAAGACTCTTCTGTTCCTCAGGGAAACAAAGAAACCTTTTCAACCCTGTCTAAAGCACAGGAAATATCTTAAATTAAAACTTGCCTGAGGGCAAACTGTATGTAACAATTCAGAGTTTATCCTTGGACAGGGAGCGTGTTGGGTCTTGGCTgtactctctttgcactttgtGTAATCATTTATACTTCTGTGAAGTAACTGCAAAATACCACCTTCTGTCTGACTTAGGCTTTGATCATATTTTATGGGGCTCCATGGAGCCATACATGAAGAAGGCTTCCAGAGAAGAGATTACATCTGAAATCCTCCTATAGATCGATCACAGGCTGTTAAGTGTGTTAGAAATGCTGTTGCAAAGTGCACTGGCAAGTTCAGCAAGATGTTTTACAGTGGCTTAAGGTGGTTTTACCTCAGCTTCCAACTCCATTCCTCTGCTAGAGTTGCTATCTACGGGTCAGAGCTGGTGGGGACAATGCAGATTCGTGACTTAGCAGCTGTGGTGCAAGGGTTAGCATTTTAGCAACTGGGAAAGCAAGTGGATTTGCCAAAAAAATGCGAAAAAGAGTAGAAGTATCTGAGAGATAAGCACGTGATACCTTCTGCTGGGCTGGAGGGttgggagaggaaacagaaggaaaggtgGGTAACCTTTGGTTTgtggttggagtcgatgatcttaaaggtgttttccaacttaaatgattctgtgattcaacgGAGGGGCAGCACAGGAGGGTGCAAGAGGCAACATCCTAAATTGTCACAGCCTGACCACCAGTACTAGCAGGTTTGAGTGACCTTCTCATCAGGACCACAGTGATTTATGGTTTTAGGTTCCTCTCTTCTGGAAGCTACTGCATTTCAGTCACCAGGCAGAACTGACAAAAAGGAAGATGTTCCTGCTCCTTACCTGCTTTGGTGCAAAGTCTGTTTAAGTGAAATTTTGCATTCATGCATCTGGGGCTGCAGACACAAGTTTGTTGCTGCTGGTTCTGCTGCAGGGCCGTGGCACTTGGCAGAGGGGCACAAGTGCAAATTTATCATAGAGGAACAAGGACTTTTGCCACCTCCTGACCCGTATGTGTCTGCTGTCTGCACGCTCACCCAGGCCGAGGGATGTGCTCGCTGCGGGTTGCAgtctggcacagcagctccttcTAGCTCCTCCAAAGCCAGAGGGGCGGGCAGTCAGTGTGCATCCTTTCTTTTGTCCTTCCTTGTGGCTCCAGGCTGTCACTCCACCCCAGACCCTTCAGATCCCTATCTCGACATGATGAGGAGCCATCATCTAATGCAAAGAAAGGCCGTCTCCTGTCCCATTAGCATTGGGCCTTTGCAATGGTGCTCAGATAGCAAAGGGCAGTAATGTCTTAAATCTCTACAGGCAGATTCACCGAAGCTTATCTGTCATATCCGTAACcaacagaaagctttcaaaagcagaTGCAGTAACCACTAATCCAatctattgggtttttttccctaaaaccAGAGAAGTGAAGTGGCTAAGACACTCCCAGAGGCAGGTATGCCTTTACCCAGTCCAAACCCTGTGATGGCCAGGTAAAAGAACAGCTTATCACACAGCAGCCCAACGCTTTCCCTGCGACTGCTGCCTAAAACCTCAGAGTGCCATTCTCCGACTCCCGACTTCACTATGTATTGGAGAAATTCCCTCGTCTTAAACAACCTGGATTCTTGTCTGTCGTAGGAGCGGCATGGACTATTCTTCTCTTTATGAGCTTAGGAAGACTTACAGTAAGCAACaccacaaaaaaggaaataatcttaGCTGTGATAGCAAGTTTTGGAATCATGGAGTGCAGGCTTTGCCTGGCCCGCAGAGGACGAGTTCCTCACTTCTGCTCTGAAATGAGTCCTCACAGTCACACAGGTTTCAGTGCTACCAGGATGCTCAGCTTGTCTTTTTTCAGTGCTCTGCTTAACACAGCTAGTGCTGCAGAAGCAATACCCGCAGTCTTCTTAACAATATATCCTAGGAAGAATAAATATCCTAAAATGTTACACCGGGGATCTCATGTTGtgcaaaattttaattctttttttatataccCTGCCTTATTTGAAGCATGTGTTAGGGGGATTATCacatgtggttttgtttctttctatgaATAGATTCTGTCATTCCTGTATTTCTGCAATTTTAAAGAATAATGTGTCGATGTGCCCTTACTCCTGCACTCATCGTCCTTCTGAAGGAATTCCAGCTACTGATATTGCCAAGAAAATGGAGAGCACATACCAAAGTTGCACAGAATGTGAAACACAGGTTTGCAACCTTGAACACTAATTACTAAATGATTCCAGATGTGTATCCATGCACAAGAACTAACACCATTAAGACACCTTTTTAAGGCCATGTCTAAACAGAGAAACTTGACCAACGTGATAATGGAAGAATAAATTTTTTGTGATTTATCAAGTTCCATATCTAAAAGAGTTCTAAAACACTGCCAGTGCCATTGCAAACATGAAGCTCAAGCCTAAACCTATGGGAGCTGAATCTTCCTGACTCCATATGTTGGCTTTGTCTGGAGAAAggataaatcttttgttttcataCACTATGATTGCCTGACTATAAAAATCATGACCATAACTGCATCAGTTAAAATACAGGacaaagaggttttattttttttaaaaaacataccccccccacccctgctttGGTAAAACATGTGTCCTGTTTTGTAGAAACAACCGTATTTTGACAAGTTAGcaggttttgctattttttcttggGGGAGAATTATGTTTAAATGATGTTTACtttcaaataaaacttgaaaGTGTTGGTTATTTCCAGAATTAATAAGACTAGTAATAATCTAAATGTAATTGGCTCTcttctaataattttttcttcagaaatagttTTGAATTAAGAAGACTGacagcttttcttatttatatattcATAGTATAtagagaaaatatatatatttacagaatAAATGTGTGTTGTATGTCAAAAGTTGAAATTCTTTGTCCCTTTCATTCTCTTTGAGGGCAGGACCTGTTAGAGGAATCGATTAGGCGTACAGCAACTCTAGAATAAGTGAGGTCTTGAAGTTCAATGGGCTTTAGTTTTGTCCATTAACAATTGGGAGCAATTTTGATATCATtactaaaatgcttttttgaTTTACATAATTTAAAGTCACTATACTCTTGGTTATCTGAATTCCTAAATGACACATTATTCAGGCTGCTTGCTCAGAAGACCTATCTCCTTATCAGTTACTGTTCTTCTAATGGTCAGAAAAACTTGAATTTTTATCCACATGCACTTGAAAACTGCACTAACCTGAAAACAGCATCTCCACCATGCAACAAGACCATACTCTGTACTGAAAACTAAGTAGAAATCCTCTGCGATAAAGTGTCAATACTTAATGAGGGCTCCTGAGAATTGGTAGTTTGGTCATGCACGCCCCAAGGGTATCGCAGCAATTAAATGACGCTTTTATCAAATGCCCATAGGTGTAGTGTTCATCTGTTCTTCTCTAAGGTCACGGTTGTGTTAGGAGTGCTTTTCT of the Larus michahellis chromosome 2, bLarMic1.1, whole genome shotgun sequence genome contains:
- the RNF125 gene encoding LOW QUALITY PROTEIN: E3 ubiquitin-protein ligase RNF125 (The sequence of the model RefSeq protein was modified relative to this genomic sequence to represent the inferred CDS: inserted 1 base in 1 codon; substituted 3 bases at 3 genomic stop codons) translates to MARERPLATTATPTPCRHLFCHSCISAILKNNVSMCPYSCTHRPSEGIPATDIAKKMESTYQSCTECETQKQPYFDKYSCPYCQXEVDKDELMDHXTHHRSERRAVRCPICCLAPGRDPSYFSXNFVRHLQLRHTLHXEDYMLTCC